TGACGGTCAGGTCGTAGGCGGTGGTGTGGGCCAGCGCCTCCAGCACCGGCCGGCCGGGGGACCGGCGCGCACCCGCCACCACCTCCTCCGGCATGCCGCAGGCGAGCTGGAAGCGGGCCAGCGCGTCCCCGCGCCGACCGGCCGCCACCAGGGCCTCGATCTCCGGCCGCACGTCCGGCCCCGCGTCGGGCTCGAACGACAGCGGCGGCTCCAGCAGCGCCACCGCGCGCAGCGGCACCCCGGCCGCCGCGGCGTGCAGGGCGAGGACCGCGCCGGAGGAGAAGCCGTGGGCGAACGCCGCCCCGCCGGCCGCCTCGACCACCGCCGCCAGGTCCTCCACCTCGCGCCCGACCGCGTACGGCGCGGTGTCACCGCTGTCGCCGCGCCCGCGCCGGTCGTAGGTGGACACGGTGAACGACCCGCTCAGCGCCTCGGCGAGCGCGCCCATCGGCCCGGACGCGCGGAAGCAGCACGCCCCGTCCACCAGCACCACGGCCGGACCGGTCCCCACCCGGGAGAAGCCGATCCGCGTGCCGTCCCTCGAAACCGTCGAACCCACGTCGCCCCCTTCGGAACAGAACTAGACGGTACAGTACTACTCATGGGTATGGACCGGGCCGAGCGCAAGCGGCGGACGATTCTCGGTGCAGCACGGGAGGTGTTCCTCGAACACGGCTACGTGGGCGCGAGCATGGACCAGGTGGCGGCTCTCGCGGCGGTCTCCAAGCAGACCGTCTACCAGCACTTCACCGACAAGCGCGGCTTGTTCGCGGCGGTCATCACCGCCGACGTGCGCGCCGCGGAGCAGCGCTCGGACGAGCTGCTGGACGCCCTCGCCGGCACCGCCGACCCGGAGGCCGACCTCCGCGCCGTGGCCCGCGGGCTGGTCACCGTCGTGACCCAGCCGCACCTGGTCCGGATGCGGCGCGTCGTCATCGGCGAAGCCGAGCGGTTCCCCGACCTCGCCGCGCTCTGGTACGCCACCGGCCCGGAACGCGGGTACCACCGCCTGGCCGAGCGGTTCGCCCGGCTCGCCGACCGCGGCCTGCTGCGCGTCCCGGACCCGCTCGCGGCCGCGCGGCACTTCACCTGGCTCGTGCTGTCGGTCCCGCTCAACCAGGCCATGTTCGACCCCGCCGCGCGGCCCACCGAGGAGGAGCTGCTGCGGGTCGCCGACGACGGGGTCAGGGTCTTCCTGGCCGCCTACGCGGCCTGAGCCGGGTCGGTGCCGGCACGATCCGCTTCCGGCACCGACCCGCCGGCGGCCACCCCGACCCCCGGAACACGACCTAGCGGGGCAGCTTCACCACGGTCACGAAGAAGTCGTCGATCTGCCGCACGACCTCGATGAACCGGTCGAAGTCCACCGGCTTGGTGACGTAGGCGTTGGCGTGCAGGTTGTAGCTGCGCAGGATGTCCTCCTCCGCCTCCGACGTGGTCAGCACCACCACCGGGATCGTGCGCAGCGACTCGTCCGCCTTGATGTCGGCCAGCACCTCGCGCCCGTCGCGCTTCGGCAGGTTCAGGTCCAGCAGGATCAGCCCGGGCCGGGGCGCGTCCGCGTACTGCCCCTCGCGCCGCAGGAACTCCAGCGCCTCGACGCCGTCGCGCACCACGTGCAGCTGGTTGCGGATCTTGTGGTGCTCGAACGCCTCCTGCGTCATCAGCGCGTCGCCCGGGTCGTCCTCGACCAGCAGTACGTCGATCACGTTCAGCGGGCTGCTCATTGCTCGTCGTCCTCTACTGCCGGGAGGGTGAACCTGAAGGTGGTGCCGGGACCCTCGGTGGTGTCCAACCAGATCCTGCCACCGTGGTACTCGATGATCTTCCGGCACATCGCCAACCCGATGCCCGTGCCCGGGTAGTCGTCCTTGTGGTGCAGGCGCTGGAAGATCACGAAGATGCGCTCAGCGTACTCCGTGTCGATCCCGATGCCGTTGTCGCTGATGGTGAAGGTCCAGGAGTCGTCCGTCCGCTCGACCCCGATCCGCACGTGCGGCGGGTCCTGGCCGCGGAACTTGAGCGCGTTGCTGACCAGGTTGCCGAACACCCCGCCCAGCAGCGACTCCTCGCCGCGCACCGTCGGCAGGTCGGCCACCTCGATCGTCGCACCGGTGCTCTCGATGACCTCGGAGTAGTTGTCCAGCACCTGCTCGACCAGCACGTCGCAGTCCACCAGGGTCTGCTCGCGGGTGATCCGGCCGACCCGGGAGAACGCCAGCAGGTCGTTGATCAGCACCTGCATCCGCTTGGCGCCGTCGACCGCGAACCGCAGGTACTGCTCGCCGCGGTCGTCGAGCTGGCCGGAGTAGCGGCGCTCCAGCAGCTGGCAGAAGCTCGCCACCTTGCGCAGCGGCTCCTGGAGGTCGTGCGAGGCGACGTAGGCGAACTGCTCCAGCTCCGAGTTGGACCGCTGCAGCTCGGTGACGTCGGACAGGATGCGCGAGCGCATGGCCTCCACGTCCTGGCCGAGCATGACGACCTCGCGGGGGCCGGTGACCCGCACCTCGTGCGCGTAGTCGCCGGACGAGACCTGCCGCACGTCGCCCGCCAGGCCCGCCAGCGGCGCGATCAAAATCCGGTAGAGCACCACCGCGACCGCGCTGATGATCACCACCAGCAGCAGGCCCACTCCGACGGCCACCCACAGCACGTCGCGCGCGACGTCGTCCAGCTCCGCCCGCGCCTCGCCGGAAGCCACGTCCAGCTCGGCGACCAGGGCGTCGATGGCGCCGCGCAGCCGGTCGAACAGCACCTTGCCCCGCTCCGCGTCGGACGTCCCCTGCGTCGGCACGCCGGCCGCGCGCACCGAGGCGATGCGCTGCTCGGCGTACTGCGCCCGCCAGTCGGCGCCCAGCGCGAGCACCTGGTCGAGGTCGTCCATCAGGTCCGGGCGGACCGATCCGAGCAACCGCCTGACGTCGGCCGCCGCGTCCTGCTCGGTGCGCTGCCCCTCGGTGTAGGGGGTCAGGAACTCCTGGTTCGCGGTGAGCAGGTACCCGCGCAACCCGGTCTCCTGGTCGACCGCCGCCGCCTCGATCCGCAGCACCGCGCCGCGGGCGGGGTTGATCTGGTCCGACAACTTCACGCGGGCGTCGGTGAGGCTCGACAGCGCGACGGCCATGCCGGCGACGGCTCCCGCGCAGACGATGATCAGGGTGGTGACGGCGGCGACGAGCAGCCTGGCCGCGGGCCAGCGGGTGCGGTAGTCCATCAGACGGGGTAATCCTGCTCCGAGATCAGCATGACGGCCATGTCGTCGTCCAGTTCCCCGCCGTTGAGCTCCTTAACCCTGGAGATC
This portion of the Saccharothrix syringae genome encodes:
- a CDS encoding alpha/beta fold hydrolase, yielding MGSTVSRDGTRIGFSRVGTGPAVVLVDGACCFRASGPMGALAEALSGSFTVSTYDRRGRGDSGDTAPYAVGREVEDLAAVVEAAGGAAFAHGFSSGAVLALHAAAAGVPLRAVALLEPPLSFEPDAGPDVRPEIEALVAAGRRGDALARFQLACGMPEEVVAGARRSPGRPVLEALAHTTAYDLTVTATVPDLAAVAAPALVLDSSGSDPRLRAWADGVAARLPGAARRTVPGEWHGVAPDVLAPVLADFFS
- a CDS encoding TetR/AcrR family transcriptional regulator: MGMDRAERKRRTILGAAREVFLEHGYVGASMDQVAALAAVSKQTVYQHFTDKRGLFAAVITADVRAAEQRSDELLDALAGTADPEADLRAVARGLVTVVTQPHLVRMRRVVIGEAERFPDLAALWYATGPERGYHRLAERFARLADRGLLRVPDPLAAARHFTWLVLSVPLNQAMFDPAARPTEEELLRVADDGVRVFLAAYAA
- a CDS encoding response regulator, translated to MSSPLNVIDVLLVEDDPGDALMTQEAFEHHKIRNQLHVVRDGVEALEFLRREGQYADAPRPGLILLDLNLPKRDGREVLADIKADESLRTIPVVVLTTSEAEEDILRSYNLHANAYVTKPVDFDRFIEVVRQIDDFFVTVVKLPR
- a CDS encoding sensor histidine kinase, producing MDYRTRWPAARLLVAAVTTLIIVCAGAVAGMAVALSSLTDARVKLSDQINPARGAVLRIEAAAVDQETGLRGYLLTANQEFLTPYTEGQRTEQDAAADVRRLLGSVRPDLMDDLDQVLALGADWRAQYAEQRIASVRAAGVPTQGTSDAERGKVLFDRLRGAIDALVAELDVASGEARAELDDVARDVLWVAVGVGLLLVVIISAVAVVLYRILIAPLAGLAGDVRQVSSGDYAHEVRVTGPREVVMLGQDVEAMRSRILSDVTELQRSNSELEQFAYVASHDLQEPLRKVASFCQLLERRYSGQLDDRGEQYLRFAVDGAKRMQVLINDLLAFSRVGRITREQTLVDCDVLVEQVLDNYSEVIESTGATIEVADLPTVRGEESLLGGVFGNLVSNALKFRGQDPPHVRIGVERTDDSWTFTISDNGIGIDTEYAERIFVIFQRLHHKDDYPGTGIGLAMCRKIIEYHGGRIWLDTTEGPGTTFRFTLPAVEDDEQ